Genomic segment of Cytobacillus suaedae:
TTACATGATACTGGAAGAAGTGGCTGGTGGGTGTTAATCAGCCTTGTTCCTTTAATTGGAGCAATTGTCCTTCTTGTATTTACTGTTTTAGATAGTGAGCCTGGCGAAAATAAATACGGCCCAAGCCCTAAATAATAAAAACACGTTCGATAGGGACTATGTTCCTGTCGAACGTGTTAATTTATTTTCAATTGTTTTTGTTTTAGACTCTTGAACGATAATTACAGCAAAGATCACTAAGAAAATACCTATATACTGCCATAAGAGGAGTTGTTCTTGGTAAATAATAAAACTTAATAATGCAGCAACAACAGGTTCGACTGTGGCAAGTATTGAAGCTCGGCTTGTTTCCACATACTGTAACCCTTTGGTATACAAGATATAGGCGAGCATCGTAGATAAAAATCCGAGTCCAAGGATACTTAACCATACCTTTCCATTTACAAATAGTGGTAAAATAGACCGTAGTCCACTAAAAGGTGTGATCGCAATCGCTGCAAAGATAAAGGTATACACTGAAACGGTTAATGAGTCATATTTGCGTAAGGCGAATTTACCAAAAATACTATATAGAGCGTAGAAAAAACCAGATCCAAGCCCAAGAATTAGCCCATAGAATGAGATGGCTCCATTGTTGTTTGGAACCACTCCAATAACAAGCGCACATCCTATTAAAGTGATAAATAAGGCAGTGATTTTTTTTGCCGTAAAAGACTCTTTAAATATCACCCTTGATAATACCGTGACAAATGCTGGTGCTGTATATAATAAAATGGCGGCAATTGAAATCGAAGTTTCTTGAATAGCGCTAAACAGACACCAGTTAAAGAATACAATACTAACGATTCCTGTACCTATAAAAT
This window contains:
- a CDS encoding EamA family transporter; the protein is MEKNSAYLFILIGAVLWGVIGIFVTTLYEHGFSPTQVVTIRAISAALFLVLYTLIKNRQLLKIHIYDSKYFIGTGIVSIVFFNWCLFSAIQETSISIAAILLYTAPAFVTVLSRVIFKESFTAKKITALFITLIGCALVIGVVPNNNGAISFYGLILGLGSGFFYALYSIFGKFALRKYDSLTVSVYTFIFAAIAITPFSGLRSILPLFVNGKVWLSILGLGFLSTMLAYILYTKGLQYVETSRASILATVEPVVAALLSFIIYQEQLLLWQYIGIFLVIFAVIIVQESKTKTIENKLTRSTGT